AATCCAGAGTAGCCGTTGAAAAATGATTTTagagatggaaagtgaATTGACGAAATGAGCTGACATCAAAACAAATCTATTTCCGTTCCGCCTCACGCATATCCTATCATctcgccttcctttcttttcctctatAAACGTCTTTTCCTCGATAAAGATTTTATGTTCGCCCTCGCAAAGCTATAACACTACTTAAGGGACACAATGAGATCAACAATTATTATCCCCCGCCTCAGAGCATTCCATCCTACTCTCCGTCTCTCAAGACACCCACAAAGATACACCTCCACATCCACTTCGCAACCGACACAACCGCTCTCCACTCCTGCCCCTGAACCTACTCCGGCTTCCATTTCTGAACTACCCACATTAGGGGTTCTGCCTACTATCAAACCTGCACATATCACTCGCCAACAATTAGAGAAACTCCACACCCTCTCGGCGTTAGCAGCTCCACCTGCTGGGTCgcaggaagagaagcagcTCTTAGACGGGCTATCAGAGCTGGTAGGATTGATGGAACTGGTCAAAGAAGTAGAGCTACCGCACGAGGAGATTGGGGGATTACTAGCGGAAGGGGTTGGTTCAGTTTGGATAAGAGAGATTGATCTCCAAGATGAGAAAAAAGCGGAGAATGTCAACGCAAGGGAGAAATCTGGGCAAGAGCTCTTGGATTGGAGCCCAACACGGCTGGGAGATTACTATTCATCGGCATTGAAAAagtgagaagaaagagagatgatgCATTTACATCCTGCTGTCGCTATATATACTAAATATCTGCGAGGGACAAGACGTCTAATTGCTGAGCATTGGCCACATTGTTCTACAGGGGAGTCATGTCTTAAAGCAATGTCTCCGATCGTAAAGAACAATACTCTACTTGAGACTCGTGAAGTTGCTTATTCAAGACACCTAGGCCTGCGCGCGTTGAAAAAACTCGTCAAAAGAttgagcaaggaaaaaaCAGTCCGCTTAACGCCTAGGTAATCGGCCTTTAGCATAGATGCAAAGCGTCGCATACAACTGTGTAGTACCACAAGCGGGAAAGTCCCATTTAGTGCATATGCACTAGAACCCATTAATATGAGTGCCATGTTATAATGTGGAAGGACTTGAGGTAACCTCAAATTATTCCTTCCTGACGGACAAGGTTCacaaggaaggagattcCCTTTTTATAAAGATAGTACGTGCACAGTCCCCCTTTCTGGCGGATAAAAGGGGCAAAAGCTGTCACGAAGGGTAAAAGTGCGGCACGAACCCCTTTAGATGCGGGGACGCTTCGCCTCTGGCTCGTCAGAGTCAGTGGCAGGTTCAGCAGCACCGAGAGAGGGGGTTGAGACGGCAGGGTTCACGGGGGTGATAGAAATGGGCTCAGCTTTGGCCTCTGCATCGGCGGTTGTGATGGAATTGCCGAGAACAGCACCGGCTTTGAGCATGAGAGGGAAAAGCCTATGCTCGACTCCGAGTGTGTAGGTGAATGATTTTTGGGCGAGAAGTGAGGGGCCGTCGGCAGGAGATAATTCGAGCTATTAATAGTCAGCTCAGGATTTTGTGAGATTGATTCAAACTCACTAGAGAGATGAGATCGTCGAGCAAATGAGCTTGACCAGCGACCTGACCAAAGAGATTGTCATGCCTGATATGCACAATGTGCACGTGGAAATGGTCTAAAAAGTCTTATCAGCACCTTCTCACATGACGACATACACACGCAGCTCACAATAAGTGGGATGGTAGTGCACGAACAGCCTCAAATTCCCAGCGTCCACACCAAACCTTTTACTAGCCTCGGCCCCAGCCTTCTCCCTAATGTTCTTCAAAAGGGAAATGTGCGATACCTTCAAGTCGCGGAGAGATTTAATGCTGCGGTCTTGAACGATACATGTAAGGTACTAACATAGGACTCAGTGAATCAGTACTTTGACATGCAGAACAGAAAAGCACATACAAGAGCGTTTTTCGTGGTCTCATCCCATTTCAAGTCAGGGAGAATTACGAAACCGTCATCACCTTCAGAACGATAGTAGACTCGTTCGGCTTCCTTTCGGCCTTCAAGTATTTCATAAACCCTATTGCAAATGTTAAATAATACTATTGACCATTTTGTACAGAGTACCCACCATCCAATCTTAGAGACAGGCATCTCCTCAATGTAAGGCTTTACGACTTGTTCATAAATCTCTGCAGTTTCCCTAACGACGTAACGCTCCTGAATGGAGTACTTTTTGATATGATCTGCTGTGGCAGGGCAGATGACCTTGACGACATAATCGGGGTTGGACGGATCTGGCTTGGTCCACGCATGGGCAGAGTAATACTATTGCCGTCGCGTATCGTCAGCATGCCGAATGATCATCTGTATTTGGTGATGGGGAAACAAGTTGGCAGGAATACCCACAGGAACGTTTTCAAGTAGAAGCTTGACATTTTCAAGTGTACTGATGGCCTCCTGGGCATATTTTCCTACCACTACAGTCTTCTGGACATGAACAATAGCTTGCTGTCCAGTGAGTGTACCGAGGATGAATGTCGAGCCGGTCATTGTAGACTCGGAGAGGATTCGCTCTGGCTCAAAGCCCGCAAGAAGGGCGGGTGTGATTTCGAGAGGAGCTGGAGTTCCAGAGGACATGTTCGGATGGGtacatgaagaagaaagatgtaTAGAGGATAAAAGGTAATTTAGAGCGAGATCCAATACACATGGACGGGATCAAAAGGCGTGACTGACTTCCTCCAGCCAATAACGCACACTGCAACAAGCGCACTTCGTTCGGTGTAACTGACATAACAATAAATGGACTTCTACCACTTCCTTCAAGCGCGAGCCATTTAAGTAGACTATatctgggaagaaggagctATTAATAACTGAGGGGGTATCCATCGTCCACCAAAAATCCATGTTAGGGAAAGGACCGGTGTACTACACTTTGCGGAGCATCGATAAGCGAGACGAGTGTAACCATGAATCGACTTGTAACTAAAGTGCTTTGAAACTCAAATGTCTATCGCTGAAGATCTCTTTCATGTTTCCTGATAGTCTGCGCCATTACTGACCTGGAATAAACACAGTTTTGGATATCTTGCCTTGTTCGAAGAGAGTATAGTACTGCAGCGGCGAAGGGGGTTATCTACAGTATAATTGCGTGGCTGGACACTCACCTCTTCAGCTTGACTGAAACCGACCTTATACTCAATAAAGCTCTTGAAGAGCTCTTGGTTGTTCATGAGCACTTCTAGAGCTGCCGGATAAAAGTGCCTAACAGAGCAACGTCCAAATTGAAGCCTCACGCTACGAGTAAGAACATGAGCATGGGCATGTTATGCACCCTTCTCTCACGTTTCACCTTTCCTCGTTCGGCAGCCGTAACTCTACATCCTGTCATCTGCCCACCCTCATTAAATGATAAAACTCACTTCTTGTCATACAACAAACCACCATCAATCTTGAGCTCCCCGGCATGCACCCCCACACTGCTGACGGCTCCGTAAGGCCTAACAATGCTCAAGGCAGTATCGAAGGCCCCTTGATTGCCCACAACCTCCAGAACGGCATCAGCACCACGACCTTCGGTGGCAGCCATGACGGCTGATTGCAGTTCGCCAGGAACAAGAGCGGTAGCTCCGTGCTTGATAGCCAACTCTCGGCGGGCAGGCGTAGGATCGACGGCAAAGACTTTGGAAAAGAGTGTTTGCGCAGAAGTTATGGCACAAAGGCCGACCTAAGTCGAGTATTTGGCTTGACTGAACACTCAATTGGAAATGCTAATGCAGAGACTCACAGGCCCACACCCAACCACAACGCAaatatccttcttctctccttttccaccacGCTCCCCTCCCCGATCAAGAAGTCTCCAAGCGTTCCAAGCCGCACTGTATCCCGTGGGCAAGATATCTGCCATCAAAAGCATCAACTCTTCAGGCAGTTGTGGAGGCTTGAGTAAAAGACAAGATGCCGCAAGAGGGACACGAACATAGGTGGCCTGGCAACCcggaagggaaggagtaCCGAACAAGGCTGAGGAAGTGCATCGGGCGGTGTGGGAGGTTGAGCAGTAATAGCATTTCCCTGGCTCAAGGTTAGGACATGCATACATAGCTAGCCAAAGTATGCAACTCACCGCATGAGATGGTAAAAGGTACAGCTACAATATCCCCCACATTGAAGCTGTTCacttccttgcccttttgGACAATGGTTCCCACAACCTCATGTCCCATAGTATAGTCTTTCCCAGCATCTTCTTTAGCCCTGTAAAGGTGTAGATCGGAGCCTACATAGCAAATATTTGTCAAACCTAAAGTTCCACCCTCTGGTGGTCATAATAATAGAACGTACCACAAAGTCCAGCGAGATGAACCTTGATGATGACATCTCCTTCGGTCTGCAACTTGGGAGTCGGGACCTGTTCGACCGCAACTTTGTAGGGATGTTTGAACAAGATGGCATCCATGATTTCTGGCAACTGTGTGGCGGACATAGTGTATTCTTATTTACTAGGCTAGGGAGAGTATATCAAGATTTGCTCGAACTCATGCTGCAGTAGATAATAATAGGAGACGGCGATTGATAAATAGCGTCCTTCAGCGGGGGTGTCCACCCTGGCGGCAAAAAGATAATTAAATAATAAGGGTAACTAATAGGAAAGAGAACGAAGCCACATTCGTAAATCTTCGTTAAATTCCTCGTATCTCTTTCAGTTCTACATATTTCAGACGAAGGAAAGCAGCACCTTCTAAATTAGTCGCTTTTTTATATGCCCGATTTTATTGTTCCAAGAGTAAAAGAGCTCgcgaccttcttcttgggtcGTGACTTGTACTCTCTTTGCTTCAGGACTAAACCTTGTCGAAACTTCGTCAATGGCATACATGATGTGAATGACCACTAGATGTTATAAAAATGGTCTAGTGGATGTAGATAGCAAGCCCAATTTGCTTTTACTGGTAACCCTGTTCGTTCTAGTGCTTGTGGTGATTAAACCATCTGCGCGGCCTGACAACGATAAGAGAAATCAGCTATTGCTGTCTAGACGCAACATGTTCAGATGAACGAACCTTATCATTTAGGCCATTCACAACGTCGCTGATATGCTTCAGAGTGCCCAACGCCATTGAACAAATCCCCTATAAGAATGCGATGTCAACACACATTTCTGTCTTTGTTCGTGATATTAGGAAAACGACTAACCTCATTTGAATAATCATCATGAACTTCGAGAGTACCCATGCGTTCATTCAAAATACCACAGAACTTTTGGTCCAAAATCATTTGACTCAACCTGGATGAAAAATAGGTTAAATAATTGTCGGTCTTTGTAAAAAGAGAACGAAAACAATAACTCACTTGTCTTCAATGACTTGCAGGCTCTGCCCCACTTCTGAAGCTATCCATGACAGTTCGACTGCAGAATAGGGTTCAATGACTCTGATAAGATTCTGTTCTAAGAGCGTGTCATAAAGATAAGAGAGATGGGAACGAATGATTTCGTCTTTCTGCAATTCTGGAGGAGCCGTTAGCTGTTAAGTCTTCACACTACGCAGACCTACGGTCGGAATAATTTTGCAGAGCTGTCTTGAAAAGATCAAGACTGCGTTCCTCAAGAGCCGTCGCAATTGCTTTCATCGCGTCCACATCTTTGCCTATGTAGGGGGCGGCGCTTTTCAATGATAACAACGAGAAGACGTCGTTAGGCTGGGGGAATCCAGACTTCATCAGCATATGGGCGAGTTAGCCAAACATCCCACTCACGGATCCGATCATAATCTTGCACAACAGCATGTATTTCAAGGCGCTCAGTGCTCTATTGTCTCTCTCGGCGGATTGACAGAAACCTTCAAAGGCTTCAAAGAAGTAGGAGTACGCTGTTTTGTAATCCTTGTCCTCCGCCATGATAACTCCAGATTGCAGGTCAAGTTGAGCCTGAAGCGTAGGCGGACAGTATACACTGTTGGCAGTTGTGCGAGCTGAGGTTAGTGCCGTCTTCGCCAGCGCGTGATTGTGCATGTGATGGGCAGCACGCGACTCCAATAAATACACCTCGGTCAGGATAATCTTATCATCGAATTTTTTGAGTTCTTTGAGAAGAGTTTGGGTGATAGTCAAGGCCTCTTGGTATTTCTCGGCATCCAACAAGCTGATTGGTATTGTAGTCAGCTAAGAAGATCTAACATAGTCTTCTCAAACAAAGAGGCCTCACACGTTAATGAGTTTTATCTCCAGGCTTTGGCGCAAGAAAACCCTCTTTTCTGTGCGGGCCCAGTCTATATTCTCTTGAATGACCTTCATCTGCATATCCTTTGAATCTTGAGGGAAAAGGTCCAGGAGTGTGCGCACTTTGGAATTGACTGATTAATGTCGTAACTTAAAAGGCTGGGGAAGCAAGCTCACCTAGCTTAGTCGTTTTGGCTTTTGCGATATGTGACATGAAAGTTCTAGAGTCCGTTATCAACTGAGACAACTTGTCGAGCATGCTACCAAAATTGTCGTcacagacaagtgtcagAAAGGTTCTATAGATCATTGTACGGATAGATAAATACCTTGAATCTCTGTAGAGAGTGCCCAACTTGATGAGAGCGACCTCTTTGTCTCTCAAAAGGTCTTCGTTTCCAGCtaatgaagaagaaggcttcTATCAGGACCCCTGGAGGCTAAAGCGCATCAATAGAGGAGGAACTCACGTTGACTGTCATCTTGCAATATTTCCTTATAGAGTCGCTCTGCAGTGGTCGGATCTTTGTCAAAGACACTCGCCGCTTGGTCGAGTTTCTCAGAGGTGGGTGTGTCGACGGACATGACAAGATGATCTAATGTAAGAGAATGTGTTCGATTGCTAAAGCCTCAGAATGTCGTGGCGAAGGATACGATGGGTATAGTAACTGGATGAAAGCAAGACGGAATtgacgaggacgaagcagcagcagtatGAATCACCATTTGCACCAACGACGCGCGAGCTCTGCACTTGAATTGATTACATAAGATGATCATACGGGAAGACCATTCATCACTATTCGGCTGCCTCCACCTAGCCGACTGCCCGGAGATAATCGACTCTCCGTGACTTCGGCTTGACGCGTTTCAACATTCGGTGCTGTGAACGCGAATAATGTCACAGCTCCGTCTCAGCCCACGAAACGAACATAATAGCCTTTTATCTTTCTGATTTtgtgtcttcttcctcatcgaaACTTTGAGAGCCCCCAGGATACTCGGAATACTGAAAAAGGACAGATGCTCAGTGTACCAGAAGGCAATACGAACGACGATGCTCGAAAAGCTCTCGGTATCCGACCAGGCGgtcaacctccaccacgAGTGAGTTCAAAGAAGCTCTTGGTCCAAGTATGAGCTGACAATTTTGAAAAGTTGAAACTGGACTACACCAATTTTGATGAAATACCACCTTCCCCAACATTAGGTTACCCCCCTTCGCCGAGATCGCCAACGTCTTCAAGactttcatcatctccaatcCCTCCTAATAGCTCTACATCCCCTGAACCTTCGAAAACCTTTCGCCGAGCTACGCGAGCGGGCCCGCATGTTCTGTCAGCAAAGAAAATCCAGAAGATCAGTAGCAGTCGAGGCTTATACGAAAGTAAGAAGCTTCTGCTGTATCTTCTGGATACCTTTGAGCAAAGAGAGACGGCCCCGGATATCCTCGAGCGCGCAGCTATCTCTGCGCGAGAAATTTCTGGGCGTTCaaaaggcaagggcaaaggtAAAGTCTTGAGGCTTGGTCACGCTATAACTGCTGCCGCAGGTTCTTCCAACAGCACAGACTATAGTCGCATACATCGTGCGATGGCTCCAGCTGCCGGAGTAGGAAGTGAAGATTATGAGGATCATATCGTATTCGATGAGGGACATTGGGATACGGAAGCTGCCTACAATCTGGTAGAACAAACCCGAGGTCTACTTGTTCTAGCAGAAAAGCAACAGCTGGATCTGTTTGCCGATACAGAAGACAATGATGTGCCCGTACTGGATGCAACGCCAGTCAAGAGCAAGGGGCGTGCTGGTCGCTTCTCTTCTGTTTCTCCAACGACAGCTTTCTCCAAAGGTAATAGTCAAGCAGCAACCTCAAGCCCTGATACATCTTTTGCCTCAACTTTATACCCTAACCGCGCATCGACGTCGACAATTCCAAGTATTCCAGGACCTTATCTCCTCGAAAGAACTCTGGACGTTCTTCAATCACTTCTATCTGTCGACTGTCTCCATCGAACCCACGCCTTTCGCCCATTGTGTCCACCTAACGCACTTCAAGCTGCTTGTCTAGATATTGCCGCTTATCTATATCagaagggagagatagGAACAAAGGTACGGGTGGTAGGGATGGTCATTGACGGGTTTTATGgaatgggagaaggtaTGGGAGAAAGGGTATGCGAATGGCTAGAGGGTAGAATGGGTGACTTGCTGGGTAGGTTAGCtcgagaaagaggagatttCAAGAAATCAAAAAACGACGATGTGGAATGGATAGGTGTGTCCGCAATTttgtggaagatgaactGACTTTCTGCCATCCAGATCCATTCTCGAAGCCAGTCTCTAAGGCACCTCGCAATGCTGCATTACCTACGTTCGCTATTTCGTCAGAATCAAGCGACTCTGTACCCCGAAAGGCCTCAGAAACCCTAGGATGGATGCGCTTTTCTCCCACAAGTCCTTCGTCCCCCTTGTTTCATCACGACATCCTGGGTCTCTTATCCATACAGTCGCTTCGCGATGCTTCATCCACAGCCGTGGAGATTGCAGCACTTGTGCCTCGCATTTTGATGGCCATAACATCAACTATCGATCTGACTCAATCGAAATTAACAACTATCTATCGTGTTCACCGACTCCTATTGTTGATTCTCAACGCAAAACCTGATTCCTCTCTAGACCTCCTCACAATTATTGCCCATGCACCACCTCTCTGCCGACGCACCGCTGCTGCAATTCTAGCAACTTTTTACCCCAACGCAGCTGGGCACAATACTGTCGCACGACGATTACCATCTACTTCTTACGTTGCCCAACGCATGAAATGGGAGACCGGCCAATTCAGCGTTCTAGGAGAGGACGAGACTGAGGAACACCACTTCGTTCCTTGGAGGGTCAGTTCACATGATGATCCTACCGCTGAGGTTGTGCGATGTGAGGTTTGCGAGTCAGAGATCCATGGCTTCGGAATCAAATGCACGATGTGCAAAGAACAGCGCCATCTGCGTTGCTATGATGGCTCTGGTAAGACTCGAAAGGGAGTCTACCAGTACGACGTCGTCACCCTTTCACCTACCTCAAC
This Cryptococcus neoformans var. neoformans B-3501A chromosome 14, whole genome shotgun sequence DNA region includes the following protein-coding sequences:
- a CDS encoding hypothetical protein (Similar to gi|19112986|ref|NP_596194.1| hypothetical protein [Schizosaccharomyces pombe], FASTA scores: opt: 633, E(): 1.7e-34, (39.249% identity (69.966% similar) in 293 aa overlap (15-302:11-299)); HMMPfam hit to DcpS, Scavenger mRNA decapping enzyme (DcpS), score: 169.5, E(): 6.7e-48) gives rise to the protein MSSGTPAPLEITPALLAGFEPERILSESTMTGSTFILGTLTGQQAIVHVQKTVVVGKYAQEAISTLENVKLLLENVPYYSAHAWTKPDPSNPDYVVKVICPATADHIKKYSIQERYVVRETAEIYEQVVKPYIEEMPVSKIGWVYEILEGRKEAERVYYRSEGDDGFVILPDLKWDETTKNALYLTCIVQDRSIKSLRDLKVSHISLLKNIREKAGAEASKRFGVDAGNLRLFVHYHPTYYHFHVHIVHIRHDNLFGQVAGQAHLLDDLISLLELSPADGPSLLAQKSFTYTLGVEHRLFPLMLKAGAVLGNSITTADAEAKAEPISITPVNPAVSTPSLGAAEPATDSDEPEAKRPRI
- a CDS encoding hypothetical protein (Match to EST gb|CF184857.1|CF184857; Similar to gi|46100814|gb|EAK86047.1| hypothetical protein UM05644.1 [Ustilago maydis 521], FASTA scores: opt: 878, E(): 1.7e-49, (47.508% identity (72.425% similar) in 301 aa overlap (1-297:1-290)); HMMPfam hit to ADH_zinc_N, Zinc-binding dehydrogenase, score: 111.6, E(): 1.9e-30), which translates into the protein MSATQLPEIMDAILFKHPYKVAVEQVPTPKLQTEGDVIIKVHLAGLCGSDLHLYRAKEDAGKDYTMGHEVVGTIVQKGKEVNSFNVGDIVAVPFTISCGKCYYCSTSHTARCTSSALFGTPSLPGCQATYVRVPLAASCLLLKPPQLPEELMLLMADILPTGYSAAWNAWRLLDRGGERGGKGEKKDICVVVGCGPVGLCAITSAQTLFSKVFAVDPTPARRELAIKHGATALVPGELQSAVMAATEGRGADAVLEVVGNQGAFDTALSIVRPYGAVSSVGVHAGELKIDGGLLYDKK
- a CDS encoding hypothetical protein (Similar to gi|46098621|gb|EAK83854.1| hypothetical protein UM02684.1 [Ustilago maydis 521], FASTA scores: opt: 1342, E(): 5.8e-80, (53.846% identity (80.149% similar) in 403 aa overlap (26-426:23-419)); HMMPfam hit to PCI, PCI domain, score: 67.7, E(): 3.2e-17) — translated: MSVDTPTSEKLDQAASVFDKDPTTAERLYKEILQDDSQPGNEDLLRDKEVALIKLGTLYRDSSMLDKLSQLITDSRTFMSHIAKAKTTKLVNSKVRTLLDLFPQDSKDMQMKVIQENIDWARTEKRVFLRQSLEIKLINVLLDAEKYQEALTITQTLLKELKKFDDKIILTEVYLLESRAAHHMHNHALAKTALTSARTTANSVYCPPTLQAQLDLQSGVIMAEDKDYKTAYSYFFEAFEGFCQSAERDNRALSALKYMLLCKIMIGSPNDVFSLLSLKSAAPYIGKDVDAMKAIATALEERSLDLFKTALQNYSDQLQKDEIIRSHLSYLYDTLLEQNLIRVIEPYSAVELSWIASEVGQSLQVIEDKLSQMILDQKFCGILNERMGTLEVHDDYSNEGICSMALGTLKHISDVVNGLNDKAAQMV